In Leucobacter sp. CX169, a single genomic region encodes these proteins:
- a CDS encoding IS3 family transposase (programmed frameshift) gives MPKSYPAEFRQDVVAIARKREASFKQIAKDFGISESCVQNWVKTAEVNEGARPSTTSEEAAELRELRKRNRLLEQENEVLRRAAAYLARDIPSKMIYPLVRELAATSAPCPLPVAVTCRVLGFSKQAFYAWENEPVSQRDWDQAHLFNAVYDVHKDDPEFGYGFIADELRASGVSVSERTVWKACSQQRIWSVLAKKRGLSRKAGPPVHDDFVERRFTAARPNELWLTDITEHWTGEGKLYLCAIKDVYSNRIVGYAIDDRMQASLAVSALAQAVARRDPQGTVVHSDRGSQFRSRKFVHALTRAGLTGSMGRVGACGDNAAMESFFALLQKNVLNRKRWSTKAELRLAMVHWIEGTYHRRRQRSLGRLTPIEYEMITNVALAA, from the exons ATGCCTAAGTCATACCCCGCGGAGTTCCGTCAGGACGTCGTCGCGATTGCCCGGAAACGAGAGGCCTCGTTCAAGCAGATCGCGAAGGACTTCGGGATCAGCGAGTCCTGTGTCCAGAACTGGGTCAAGACCGCCGAAGTCAACGAGGGTGCCCGGCCTAGCACCACCTCCGAGGAGGCGGCCGAGCTGCGCGAGTTGCGCAAACGGAACCGGCTGCTGGAGCAGGAAAACGAGGTGCTGCGCCGCGCGGCGGCGTATCTGGCGCGTGACATCC CTTCCAAAATGATCTACCCGCTGGTCCGTGAACTGGCCGCGACGAGTGCACCCTGCCCGCTGCCCGTCGCGGTGACCTGCCGGGTGTTGGGCTTCAGCAAGCAGGCGTTCTACGCCTGGGAGAATGAGCCTGTCTCGCAACGCGACTGGGACCAGGCGCACCTGTTCAACGCCGTCTACGACGTCCACAAGGACGACCCCGAGTTCGGCTACGGGTTCATCGCCGACGAGCTCCGCGCAAGCGGTGTGAGCGTGTCGGAGCGGACCGTGTGGAAGGCGTGCTCGCAGCAGCGGATCTGGAGCGTGCTCGCGAAGAAGCGCGGTCTGAGCCGGAAGGCTGGCCCACCGGTGCACGACGACTTCGTCGAGCGCCGCTTCACCGCGGCCCGCCCGAACGAGCTCTGGCTGACAGACATCACCGAGCACTGGACCGGTGAGGGCAAGCTTTACCTCTGCGCGATCAAGGATGTCTATTCCAACCGGATCGTCGGCTACGCCATTGATGACCGCATGCAGGCGTCTCTGGCGGTCTCTGCGCTGGCTCAGGCGGTCGCACGGCGTGACCCGCAGGGCACTGTGGTGCACTCCGATCGCGGCTCGCAATTCCGGTCCCGGAAGTTCGTCCACGCCCTCACCCGGGCCGGACTGACCGGGTCCATGGGGCGGGTCGGTGCGTGCGGTGACAACGCCGCAATGGAGTCCTTCTTCGCCCTGTTGCAGAAGAACGTGTTGAACCGGAAACGCTGGTCAACCAAAGCCGAACTACGGCTCGCGATGGTGCACTGGATCGAGGGCACCTACCACCGCCGCCGCCAGCGCAGCCTTGGCCGACTCACCCCGATCGAGTATGAAATGATCACAAACGTCGCACTCGCGGCCTAA
- a CDS encoding prealbumin-like fold domain-containing protein, translating to MRSENRGVRFVVAAALTAFTVLAGLSIPTAASANTVYQIEGKWEAATPSTVAKGNSVVSEWRFNINDDAPAPDNTVVPNVTVQFSVQGGIFTALPAICLETGVTPSSLISANGTTMTCNLGDRAEGTAELVLTGIQVTGSTGDKVSVTGSIGEQTATTPQLDITNTFAMDMKWDQGNPNTTLSGIYQTVSFPWSLRHSPGAAAGPSSATFRVTITTSNSEAVTARSLADGGACTPISSAQAAHPFSLATATGASATNTAPYPTCTMVRVGTTNQYDVTLAGINYTKTTLPTKDSTGIDLPTSWDVVAAGMIHFRMQYVNPGRFSISANAPTYTSVGGATSLDDAANNANSVAYTRGVWAGGWDLNNMTPPVEGSIWTDTFRQMAGQPAQAQSGVAAPTTAGTTSEVCTVLDTKYVTFKWSQAGDVINGVLTPYGGVQPTIWYFTGTGPNSVLDPTSPNYNPNDWQCNDTNNNPASWVTTVPADLSTVKAVRALFPLGMTGVRDIPRLRTMTTLKPSAPIGQDIYTWMSFRSPGNTMWSHQDRSMNVNLKQPYGVLTGAGARYPFTGGGRDVLRVVGAKPVIDKTVGSTHSVPGATVGYTIKYRAESPSNTVLPEYTLVDVLPIGATYEPGSATITPTSVTTLDSGRIELRWVFNDVSTNADYFMQYNVVLPADVEAGAVLTNNASASIGTSKVADSAVVRIRASGSTFITKTATQGLVPHSNGVASDGWTVRLTSDDTVRQTYTDTIDVLPYLGDGRGTDFTGSYTLSGPVDISQMPGATVYYTTASPATISDDPAAPMNGAAGTVSGNTVGWTTTYAANATAIRVIGGPLAPSTTQSFTINIVTAGATSEDLYVNRAQARSSRTQLVMRTSDWIQIAAASSVLMKKYVQDDDGNWHDAQNIDDYPTKFAGDAVNYRLVITNTGDQALTNVRVSDDKVDLAGLDPIPTGLTAIGGETVIPEIMPGAAKAVTIEYQATLGDLANPSTWVNNACAAPENSGVDPSCDPAGVIIGESTLAWEKVADDTDSTRLNGSEWSLTRVDAGGDPIGSVIAVTDCVESDPADCTGADKDPEVGQFHVTALTAGDYVLVETRAPAGYVLDNTPHEITIRGDGAFTTPIVNEQKAGLIIPLTGGIGTFGILLGAGIAGAIALLLAASRRRAPRI from the coding sequence GTGCGCAGTGAAAACAGAGGGGTGCGCTTCGTCGTGGCGGCCGCGCTCACAGCGTTCACGGTGCTGGCTGGCCTGTCTATCCCGACTGCAGCGTCAGCGAACACGGTCTATCAAATCGAGGGGAAGTGGGAGGCGGCCACACCTTCTACTGTCGCTAAGGGCAACTCAGTCGTCTCTGAGTGGCGATTTAACATTAACGACGATGCGCCAGCACCAGACAACACAGTTGTTCCCAACGTGACTGTGCAGTTCTCTGTTCAGGGGGGTATCTTCACGGCCTTGCCTGCGATCTGTCTGGAGACCGGAGTCACACCGTCTTCTCTGATCAGTGCAAACGGAACGACGATGACCTGCAATCTTGGCGATCGCGCCGAAGGTACCGCAGAACTCGTCCTCACCGGCATCCAAGTCACTGGCAGCACGGGGGACAAGGTCTCCGTGACTGGCTCCATCGGTGAGCAGACCGCCACTACTCCACAGCTGGACATTACAAACACCTTTGCGATGGATATGAAGTGGGATCAGGGCAATCCGAATACCACTCTGTCTGGGATTTACCAGACGGTTTCATTCCCGTGGTCGCTGCGGCACTCGCCGGGTGCTGCGGCCGGACCAAGCTCGGCCACTTTCCGCGTAACGATCACCACCAGTAACAGCGAAGCAGTCACAGCCAGGTCTCTCGCTGATGGTGGGGCATGTACCCCGATCAGCTCAGCACAGGCCGCTCATCCGTTTTCACTTGCGACGGCCACTGGAGCTAGCGCGACCAACACCGCCCCATATCCCACGTGCACTATGGTGCGAGTGGGGACGACGAACCAGTACGACGTCACCTTAGCCGGCATTAATTACACAAAGACGACCCTGCCGACCAAGGATTCCACTGGAATCGATCTCCCTACATCTTGGGATGTGGTCGCCGCTGGCATGATCCACTTTCGTATGCAATATGTGAATCCGGGCAGGTTCAGCATTAGCGCGAACGCACCGACGTACACGTCTGTCGGCGGTGCCACCAGTCTCGACGACGCAGCCAACAACGCCAACTCGGTAGCCTACACACGTGGTGTGTGGGCCGGTGGCTGGGACCTGAATAACATGACCCCCCCTGTGGAAGGCAGCATCTGGACTGACACCTTCCGTCAGATGGCGGGGCAGCCGGCACAGGCTCAATCAGGTGTCGCGGCTCCGACAACGGCCGGAACTACTTCTGAGGTCTGCACAGTGCTAGACACCAAGTACGTCACCTTCAAATGGTCCCAAGCAGGCGATGTCATCAATGGAGTACTCACTCCGTATGGAGGTGTCCAACCGACCATCTGGTACTTCACTGGAACCGGTCCGAACAGCGTCCTGGATCCGACCAGCCCCAACTACAACCCGAACGATTGGCAGTGCAACGACACAAATAACAACCCGGCCAGCTGGGTCACTACTGTTCCCGCAGACCTTTCAACGGTCAAAGCGGTTCGCGCGCTATTTCCGTTAGGCATGACCGGGGTGAGAGACATACCTCGTCTGCGCACGATGACAACGTTAAAGCCGAGTGCTCCGATCGGGCAGGACATCTACACATGGATGAGCTTCCGATCTCCGGGCAACACAATGTGGTCTCACCAGGACCGCTCCATGAACGTCAACCTCAAGCAGCCGTATGGCGTGCTCACCGGGGCCGGTGCCCGCTACCCGTTCACGGGTGGTGGCCGAGACGTTCTGCGTGTTGTCGGAGCAAAGCCTGTCATCGACAAGACGGTCGGTTCGACCCACTCCGTACCTGGCGCCACGGTCGGCTACACGATCAAGTACCGTGCGGAGTCGCCGTCAAACACAGTTCTTCCCGAGTACACCCTTGTTGATGTTCTGCCTATTGGCGCGACGTATGAGCCCGGATCTGCGACGATCACGCCCACGTCGGTAACAACTTTGGATAGCGGCCGCATTGAGTTGCGTTGGGTGTTCAACGATGTGTCGACGAATGCGGACTACTTCATGCAGTACAACGTTGTCCTCCCGGCTGATGTTGAGGCCGGCGCTGTGCTGACGAATAACGCCTCCGCCTCGATCGGGACCTCGAAGGTGGCCGACTCAGCGGTGGTGCGTATTCGTGCGAGTGGTTCCACGTTTATCACCAAAACGGCCACGCAGGGCCTAGTTCCCCATTCGAATGGGGTTGCGTCGGATGGCTGGACAGTGCGGCTAACTTCGGATGACACCGTGAGACAGACATACACCGACACCATCGACGTGCTCCCATACCTCGGCGACGGCCGTGGTACGGACTTCACCGGATCGTACACACTCAGCGGCCCGGTCGACATCTCGCAGATGCCCGGTGCGACTGTCTATTACACAACCGCGAGTCCTGCGACGATCTCGGATGACCCGGCCGCCCCGATGAACGGTGCCGCCGGCACAGTGAGCGGTAATACTGTCGGGTGGACCACTACCTACGCGGCTAATGCCACCGCGATCCGGGTCATCGGTGGACCGCTAGCTCCCAGCACGACGCAGTCGTTCACAATCAACATCGTTACAGCTGGTGCCACATCCGAGGACCTGTACGTGAACCGGGCCCAGGCGCGCAGCAGCCGAACCCAGCTGGTCATGCGCACTTCGGACTGGATCCAGATCGCCGCGGCGAGTTCCGTGTTGATGAAGAAGTATGTGCAGGATGACGACGGCAACTGGCACGACGCACAGAACATCGACGATTATCCGACGAAGTTCGCCGGTGACGCCGTGAACTACCGTCTGGTCATAACGAATACCGGCGATCAGGCACTGACTAACGTGCGGGTTTCCGATGACAAGGTAGACCTTGCCGGGCTCGACCCGATACCCACGGGCCTGACGGCTATCGGCGGGGAGACGGTGATCCCGGAGATTATGCCCGGCGCTGCGAAAGCAGTAACGATCGAGTACCAGGCCACCCTTGGTGATCTGGCGAACCCCTCGACCTGGGTGAATAACGCCTGCGCAGCGCCCGAGAATTCGGGCGTTGATCCCTCGTGTGACCCCGCCGGTGTGATCATCGGTGAGTCAACCCTCGCTTGGGAGAAGGTTGCCGATGATACCGACAGCACTCGTCTGAACGGCTCCGAGTGGTCCTTGACCAGAGTGGATGCGGGCGGCGATCCGATTGGGTCTGTTATTGCGGTCACTGACTGTGTGGAGAGTGACCCGGCGGACTGTACTGGTGCCGATAAGGATCCGGAGGTGGGCCAGTTCCACGTGACCGCACTCACTGCAGGTGACTATGTACTCGTCGAGACTCGGGCCCCTGCAGGGTATGTGCTTGACAATACGCCCCACGAGATCACGATCCGCGGCGATGGCGCATTCACAACTCCGATCGTTAATGAACAGAAGGCCGGCCTCATCATCCCGCTAACTGGCGGTATCGGAACCTTCGGGATCCTGCTCGGTGCCGGGATTGCCGGTGCCATCGCACTGCTCTTGGCTGCGTCGCGACGGAGGGCACCGCGCATATGA
- a CDS encoding class C sortase: MSTNATRWRPGALTWLITVIAFVGLVAGLYPMTAAWLSSYNQSQILKRAATNLDDIDPTPADQLGLANQYNIALTAGVKLESGGNVPVGTGNLTDSELRYSDMLQAGPEGLMGRVKIDSIDVDLPIYHGTSEDTLLRGAGHLEGSHLPVGGESTRSVVTAHRGLANSTMFTNLNQVQVGDTFTLEVLGEALVYQVFDVQVIDPSDASSLVVIPGKDTATLITCTPLGINSHRIVVTGERITPTPTDAIASVGNAPEIPGFPWWAVFGVGGILLFAGYVWRRGYVDRAVLSRRGN; this comes from the coding sequence ATGAGTACCAACGCCACGCGCTGGCGACCCGGCGCACTCACCTGGCTGATCACGGTGATCGCGTTTGTTGGCCTCGTCGCTGGCTTGTACCCGATGACTGCGGCATGGCTGTCCTCCTACAACCAGTCCCAGATCCTCAAGCGCGCCGCCACCAATCTGGACGACATCGACCCCACCCCTGCCGACCAATTGGGTCTCGCGAATCAGTACAACATTGCCCTCACTGCCGGCGTCAAGCTCGAATCTGGCGGGAACGTGCCAGTGGGCACTGGGAATCTCACAGACAGCGAGCTGCGCTACTCGGACATGCTGCAAGCAGGACCAGAGGGACTGATGGGGCGGGTGAAAATCGACAGCATTGACGTTGACCTCCCGATCTATCACGGCACTTCTGAAGACACCCTCCTGCGGGGCGCTGGTCATCTTGAAGGCTCCCACCTCCCTGTTGGAGGGGAATCCACCCGCAGCGTCGTTACCGCGCACCGCGGACTCGCAAACTCAACCATGTTCACGAACTTGAACCAGGTACAGGTGGGCGATACGTTCACGCTGGAGGTCCTCGGCGAAGCACTTGTCTACCAGGTGTTCGATGTTCAGGTCATTGATCCGAGTGACGCCAGCTCACTGGTTGTGATTCCAGGGAAGGACACAGCGACGCTAATTACCTGCACCCCGCTGGGTATCAATAGCCATCGTATTGTCGTCACGGGTGAACGGATCACACCCACTCCCACCGACGCGATTGCGTCGGTGGGGAATGCTCCTGAAATCCCAGGGTTCCCCTGGTGGGCCGTGTTCGGTGTCGGTGGCATCCTGCTGTTTGCTGGGTACGTGTGGCGGCGTGGTTATGTGGACAGGGCCGTGCTTTCAAGGAGGGGGAACTGA
- a CDS encoding SpaH/EbpB family LPXTG-anchored major pilin: MEKRHIRSRITTLAGAAAIGIFAIASPATAAFAEAPAYGNIDPDATGSLNIHKYLHQDGTTVGDLSGVTDPGFTDPVADVEFTVYPLIKAGDTGPLDLTVQENWNGLDALVPGAGCTAPNGYTLGTGVPMPLTDATGLSTIDLDLGLYQVCETDAPAVIVERALPFIVTIPMPFEGGWVYDVHAYPKNGEGSITKTIEAQEDLAIGSVVRFPTTVPVPTMQGAWTGFGIKDTLDTRLTPVAASAITVTVGGVALDPTFYTPNVTGQTMSIDFTSAGIAWLNEGPNDHVSEEITVTFAGTVNSIGNGVIANTAEFWPNNPGFDPNGQPPMPSNQVRTNWGAFDLTKYALNDAAEVPLANASFELYEAEVPYGATCDVAIAAGAQPISIGGQTTFTTDSNGQISFAGLFVSDSVNPIIDSPTRCYVLKETAAPAGYVLPTGTEALTAVTLTIGSTSTVDNVKIENVQQSVPNLPLTGAAGQVLLIAAGVSAAAVAGGLVLMRRRKENAAAAN, encoded by the coding sequence ATGGAGAAACGTCACATTAGAAGCCGCATCACCACCCTGGCGGGTGCGGCAGCGATCGGAATCTTTGCAATCGCGAGCCCCGCAACCGCAGCATTCGCTGAGGCGCCGGCCTACGGCAACATCGACCCTGACGCCACCGGTTCGCTGAACATCCACAAGTACTTGCACCAGGACGGCACTACTGTTGGTGACCTGAGCGGCGTGACTGACCCCGGTTTCACTGACCCGGTTGCGGATGTTGAATTCACCGTGTACCCGCTGATCAAGGCAGGCGACACCGGTCCGCTAGACCTCACCGTCCAGGAGAATTGGAACGGCCTCGACGCGCTCGTCCCGGGTGCCGGCTGCACCGCACCCAACGGCTATACCCTCGGCACAGGCGTTCCGATGCCATTGACTGACGCGACTGGTCTCTCGACCATCGATCTTGACCTGGGCCTGTACCAGGTGTGTGAGACTGATGCACCTGCGGTGATCGTTGAACGTGCACTTCCCTTTATCGTCACGATCCCGATGCCGTTCGAGGGCGGGTGGGTGTACGACGTGCACGCCTACCCGAAGAACGGTGAAGGCTCGATCACGAAGACCATCGAGGCGCAAGAAGACCTCGCTATCGGTTCCGTGGTGCGATTCCCAACCACCGTGCCCGTCCCGACCATGCAGGGCGCATGGACCGGCTTCGGCATCAAGGACACCCTGGACACCCGCCTCACCCCGGTCGCGGCCAGCGCTATCACCGTCACCGTCGGCGGAGTGGCGCTTGATCCCACGTTCTACACCCCGAACGTGACCGGCCAGACCATGTCGATTGACTTCACCTCGGCGGGTATCGCCTGGCTGAACGAAGGCCCGAACGACCACGTGAGTGAGGAAATCACCGTCACGTTTGCCGGCACCGTGAATAGCATCGGGAACGGCGTAATCGCGAACACCGCGGAGTTCTGGCCGAACAACCCCGGCTTCGACCCGAATGGCCAGCCCCCGATGCCTTCGAACCAGGTGCGCACGAACTGGGGTGCCTTCGACCTGACCAAGTACGCACTGAACGATGCCGCTGAGGTGCCGCTTGCGAACGCGTCTTTCGAGCTCTATGAAGCGGAGGTGCCTTACGGTGCGACCTGTGATGTTGCGATTGCTGCTGGCGCGCAGCCCATCTCGATCGGCGGACAGACCACCTTTACAACTGACAGTAACGGTCAGATCTCGTTCGCTGGCCTTTTCGTGAGCGATAGCGTCAACCCGATTATCGACAGCCCGACCCGTTGCTACGTGCTGAAGGAGACCGCAGCCCCTGCCGGGTACGTACTTCCTACCGGCACCGAAGCGCTGACCGCGGTCACCCTCACGATCGGTTCGACGAGCACCGTCGATAATGTGAAGATCGAGAACGTTCAGCAGAGCGTTCCGAACCTCCCGCTGACCGGTGCTGCCGGACAGGTTCTCCTGATCGCTGCGGGCGTTTCGGCCGCAGCTGTCGCCGGTGGTCTTGTCCTGATGCGTCGCCGCAAGGAGAACGCGGCAGCCGCAAACTAA
- a CDS encoding SpaH/EbpB family LPXTG-anchored major pilin codes for MKIDGVDVPFSTGGSGNTLDAIVDITAVNNSIESEIVVVFTGVVETLGDGVIRNTATLFVNDPTKAGTGIPSNTVATHWGDLVISKVDADSVTTGLAGAKFEVYESNDPYAADCAATTPGVGPISVDGETEFATAAGGLVTVPGLYVTDSGNMPNELAAARCYFIKETAAPTGFVLPSGGAEFTAVEVVTGASATADVVIENTKQSVPSLPLTGGAGQAALVIGGLALIGGGIGVASIRRRKLSA; via the coding sequence GTGAAAATTGATGGGGTCGACGTTCCCTTCTCCACGGGCGGTTCGGGGAACACCCTCGATGCAATTGTTGATATCACCGCAGTAAACAACAGCATTGAGTCGGAAATCGTTGTCGTCTTCACTGGTGTGGTTGAGACCCTGGGCGACGGTGTGATTCGCAATACCGCGACTCTCTTCGTAAACGACCCAACCAAAGCTGGTACCGGCATCCCTTCCAACACCGTTGCGACCCACTGGGGCGACCTCGTCATTAGCAAGGTCGATGCCGATAGTGTCACCACAGGTCTTGCCGGAGCCAAGTTCGAGGTCTATGAGTCGAACGACCCGTACGCTGCTGATTGCGCTGCAACCACTCCGGGCGTAGGACCGATCTCGGTAGATGGCGAGACAGAGTTCGCTACCGCTGCCGGTGGCCTCGTGACCGTTCCTGGTCTGTATGTCACTGATAGCGGCAATATGCCGAATGAGCTCGCCGCTGCGCGTTGCTACTTCATCAAGGAGACTGCGGCTCCCACTGGGTTCGTGCTGCCTTCAGGTGGTGCCGAATTCACTGCAGTTGAGGTTGTCACTGGTGCTTCAGCCACTGCAGATGTGGTCATTGAGAACACGAAGCAGTCGGTCCCGAGCCTTCCCCTCACCGGCGGGGCAGGTCAGGCTGCGCTAGTAATCGGTGGTCTTGCGCTGATCGGTGGCGGCATCGGCGTCGCATCGATCCGTCGCCGCAAGCTCTCGGCCTAG